CCTGCATAATCAATTTCCTGTCGGCCATATCGGCCAATTCTTTATTGTGAGTTACTATTACAAAAGTTTGTCCCAATTCATCCCTTAATTTAAAAAACAGCTTATGTAGCTCTTCGGCATGATGCGAATCCAGATTTCCCGATGGTTCATCGGCAAGAATAATGGCAGGATTGTTTATCAAAGCTCTTGCTACAGCTACCCTCTGTTGCTCCCCTCCCGAAAGCTCCGAAGGTTTATGGTGCATTCTGTCTGATAAATTCAAAAAAGCTAAAAGCTCCTTAGCCCTCTTCTTTACATCTTCCGAATTTTTATTAGCTATATACCCCGGAATACACACATTTTCAAGAGCATCAAACTCAGGCAACAACTGATGAAACTGAAATATAAACCCGATATTTTCATTTCTAAACTTCGACAAATCCCTGTCTTTCAGACCAACAACATTATTATTATTAATCCGAAGAGTAGAATCAACATCTTTTTGAAGTATATCCAAAGTACCTAAAATTTGAAGTAAAGTGGTCTTTCCCGCACCTGATTTCCCAACTATCGACACAACTTCTTTCTCTTTTATATGCACCGTAACGCCCTTAAGTACATGCAAATCGCCGTAATACTTATGGATATTGTCTGCTATTATCATACTCATTTATTATTTGTGTAAAGATATAAATACCCTACTAATATAAAATTGGGTAATGATTAATTTTATGCGCCTGCTCCGGCTATACGCTTGTAGTTTTATTTGCCGAAATAGTTCAAAACAACTCTGCGGGGTCCGCACTTGAGGTGCGGCCGCCACAGAGCTTTTTTCACTTATCGCGGCAAACAAAAGCTACCGCTGCTATCCGGGGCGTTTATGTTTCGCTTCAACATCATGGAAAGAGTCATTATCAAATAGTTTTTTTCAATGATTACACTGTATTTACTAATGTCGGGTGTAAAGCAGCCAAATATCAATTACAACCATGAGATTTTTTGTTTTAAGGTGCAGAACACCGGAATATAATCCGCCCGGATTATTCGTAAATAATTATTTTTGGAGCTCATGATTACTTCGTAATTGTAGCGGGAGACTTGGTTTGGAACAGCATGTGAGAAATATATTTTGGCCGCTGGACCACGGCGAAAACCCCGAAATGTAATTTTCTAACGGCTATGCCGGTCGAAGCTCCTGTCTGCCAATCCAGGCAGGCCGGAAATAGCACCAAAAACAAGACACATAAAACTTCAGTAATTTATATTAAAAGATATTAACAATTCTTGCTACAATAAGAACGAGCATTTATATTTGCTGAAATTATTATTCGCAATATGGAAAATTTCATTGTATCAGCAAGAAAATACAGACCAAAAACATTTGAAGATGTTGTTGGCCAAAAAGCTATTACTGACACTTTGGAACACTCCATTGCCAATAATCACCTTGCTCAGGCCTTACT
The nucleotide sequence above comes from Bacteroidota bacterium. Encoded proteins:
- a CDS encoding ABC transporter ATP-binding protein, which produces MIIADNIHKYYGDLHVLKGVTVHIKEKEVVSIVGKSGAGKTTLLQILGTLDILQKDVDSTLRINNNNVVGLKDRDLSKFRNENIGFIFQFHQLLPEFDALENVCIPGYIANKNSEDVKKRAKELLAFLNLSDRMHHKPSELSGGEQQRVAVARALINNPAIILADEPSGNLDSHHAEELHKLFFKLRDELGQTFVIVTHNKELADMADRKLIMQDGEILSDTVIR